Genomic window (Hyalangium gracile):
CGCGCAGGGGCACTGCATGTGTCCTCTGTGTGCCCCTCCAGCGGGGAATTGAACGGGACGAGAAGGGATGAGACGGAACGGAGCGGGGGAACGAGCCGGTGTGAGCTCAAGGCGTTAGCCGGTAACAGCGCGACCTGCTTAGGATTTTGCCTTCAGCCTTGCTGCGGGTTCGATTCCCGCCGCCTCCAGCCCGAGAAGCCAAGGGGTCTGGGTTCCTCATGAAGCCGCCGAGGGTGAACTCTATTCTTCATACGGCTCAGTCCTCCCCTGGGTTGAGTCCCCACTGCTTGAGCCGCTTGAAGAGGGAGGAGCGGGCCAGCCCCAGCTCCTTGGCGGCGCGGTCCTTGTGGAAGTGGCAGCGGCGCAAGGTGCTCTCGATGAGCTGGCGCTCCAGGCGCTGCATCATCTG
Coding sequences:
- a CDS encoding helix-turn-helix domain-containing protein — encoded protein: MMQRLERQLIESTLRRCHFHKDRAAKELGLARSSLFKRLKQWGLNPGED